The DNA region ATTGATAGCCACCTTTTGTCATATGATTTTAAAAAATCAAATTTTTCTAATTCTTTCGAAAAAAAATTTATAAAAGAATTTATTGAATTTGTATATGCAAATTTTTTTAGTGGAATATTTTTATTTTCTGCTGTTTTATGAATGGCTTCTAATAGTTGATCTATCCCAATATTTTTTTTTGCAGAGGTTAAAACAACAGGTATATTTAGAGTTTTTTCAATAAAAGAGGGATTTATAACTTTGCCTTTTGAATATGCTTCATCAATAGAATTAATTGCTAAAATTACAGGAAGATTCATTTCTAAAATTTGTATTAAAAGATACATAGATCTTTCTAAATTAAGAGAGTCAGCAACGACGACAACTGCATCTGGAGATTCATTTATCAAATAATCTCTTGCAACCTTTTCATCATCGCTTTGAGCAGATAAAGTATAGATTCCAGGTAAATCTACAAGTTTAAAATGATGATTTTTATATTTAAATGAACCAACTTTTTTTTCAACAGTTACTCCAGGCCAATTTGCAATATATTGTCTACTTCCAGTTATAATGTTAAATATAGAGGTTTTACCAACATTTGGATTTCCGATTATAGCAATTTCAAAAGTCATGTTTTACCCTCCACAATTTTTTTTATCACAAAATTTATTTATTGGACAATCACTGCATTTTAAATTTAATGAATCAAATGTATTTATTTTTATGCCGCTAGATATTAAAAAGGGGAATAAAATTTCCAACTCTTGATTATTTAAATTGAATTTCCTTTTAATTTCATCTATAGAAATATTTTCGTTTGTGTTTTTCAAAAATGTTAGAACTTGATCTATCATATGCTCACCACTCTTTTATTCTTTTTTTAAAAGAATTTTTTTTGCACGACCTTTACCAAAGATTATTTGTTTTCCATTTATGGTTATTGTTACTTTACCACGATGATTATTAAGTACATTAATTTGCTTTCCAACATATAAATTTAAACTTTCCATATCCTTTTTGAAAAAGATTCCGCCTTTAATGAAAAAAATTTCATATTGTCCAGGTGAAGCTTCATCTAAAGAAAATATTTCATTTGTAACTTCTACAAAAATTTTTTGAGCTTCATTTTTCCTTATCATGATTTTATTATCATCTATTTTAAATACCATTGGATCGCCAAAAGGAGATTCGTGTATATATATTATTTTTTTTCCAGGGATTAAACCCATGGCGATAAATCTTTCTTTAACATTTTCATCAAATTCCAATCTTACAATTATGCCATCCATTCCTATTTTTAAACTACTTAATGGTATAATCACATTAGTTTCCTCCTGAAATAAGTGATATTTTTCGTTTATATTATATCCGATTTCTGTTAAAATCTTACAGCACGAAATAAAATAGAGAATTACTTAATTCTATATATAAAATAAATCTAAACTTTTAATATAAAATAATTAACAACAATAAATTAAAAAATTAAATATATATTATTATATTTTACAAAGTTTTATTTATATACTCTATAACATCTTCTAATTCTTTTAATTTTATTTCTATTTCTTTTGAATTATCCGAATATGCAGCTTCTCTTACACAAGTTTCGAGATGTTCTTTTAAAATTTGTGAATTAGCTTTTTTTAATAAAGATATAGAAGCCAAAATTTGTTTTGATATATCAATACAATATCTGTTATCTTCTATCATCTTTATAACAGCTTCAACCTGTCCTCTCGCAGTTTTTAATACATTTAAAGTTTTTTTGTGTTTCATATGATGATGTGTATATTTATCCATTTTTTCTCCTCCCTGCTCTATATTTTCTTCTCATATAT from Marinitoga sp. 1197 includes:
- a CDS encoding ferrous iron transport protein A codes for the protein MIIPLSSLKIGMDGIIVRLEFDENVKERFIAMGLIPGKKIIYIHESPFGDPMVFKIDDNKIMIRKNEAQKIFVEVTNEIFSLDEASPGQYEIFFIKGGIFFKKDMESLNLYVGKQINVLNNHRGKVTITINGKQIIFGKGRAKKILLKKE
- a CDS encoding metal-sensing transcriptional repressor — encoded protein: MDKYTHHHMKHKKTLNVLKTARGQVEAVIKMIEDNRYCIDISKQILASISLLKKANSQILKEHLETCVREAAYSDNSKEIEIKLKELEDVIEYINKTL